In one window of Haloprofundus halophilus DNA:
- the aglF gene encoding UTP--glucose-1-phosphate uridylyltransferase AglF, producing MQAVVLAAGKGTRLRPLTDEKPKGLVEVDGKPILTHCFEKLARLGADEFIVVVGYKKEKVISHYGDEVQGVPITYAHQREQNGLAHALLTVEEHIDDDFVLMLGDNVFEANLGDIVRRQREERADAAFLVEEVPWEEASRYGVCDTNDYGEIIEVVEKPDEPPSNLVMTGFYTFSPAIFHACHLVQPSDRDEYEITDAINLLLQSGRTIDAIRLDGWRVDVGYPEDREEAERRLQEGVVETV from the coding sequence ATGCAAGCAGTCGTGCTCGCGGCGGGAAAGGGAACTCGCCTGCGGCCGCTCACCGACGAGAAACCGAAGGGTCTAGTCGAAGTCGATGGGAAGCCGATTCTGACGCACTGTTTTGAGAAACTGGCGCGACTCGGCGCTGACGAGTTCATCGTCGTCGTCGGCTACAAGAAAGAGAAGGTCATCAGCCACTACGGCGACGAGGTGCAGGGCGTTCCCATCACCTACGCTCACCAGCGCGAGCAAAACGGGTTGGCGCACGCGCTGCTCACGGTTGAAGAGCACATCGACGACGACTTCGTGTTGATGCTCGGCGACAACGTCTTCGAGGCGAATCTCGGCGACATCGTTCGGAGACAGCGCGAAGAGCGCGCCGACGCGGCGTTCCTCGTTGAGGAGGTACCGTGGGAGGAAGCGAGTCGCTACGGCGTCTGCGACACCAACGACTACGGCGAGATAATCGAAGTCGTCGAGAAACCCGACGAACCGCCGTCGAACCTCGTGATGACCGGCTTCTACACGTTCTCGCCGGCCATCTTCCACGCCTGCCATCTGGTCCAGCCGTCGGACCGCGACGAGTACGAGATTACCGACGCCATCAACCTGCTACTGCAGAGCGGGCGCACCATCGACGCGATTCGTTTGGATGGTTGGCGCGTCGACGTCGGCTATCCCGAGGATAGAGAGGAAGCAGAACGGCGGTTGCAGGAAGGAGTCGTCGAGACGGTGTAG
- a CDS encoding LamG-like jellyroll fold domain-containing protein — translation MTETREATNALLAERPNAESALRSILAADERGTWTFDDVDVDSGLFGEIVAAEIVEKRDGGYRVSDPTAVRAALDGDEGATETASSRSISTPSMPSLSNVRVDRTAALALAGALAFLALLRLISISAVFREGAIVLSANDPYFYRYIVETVAAETSGPFDFGALASLPQRVTAGEPLLVVTLWFWTELLGGDASASGVVLAVYPVVFAVLTGALVYLTTLRLTDDRRVGLAAVLALALVPAHAYRTSLGFADHHAFDYFWLALTAAALVSLAVRSSRGRDAGMAFWSAMFGVAVAGQTLAWEAGPLLILPLGLIVVGWATTAVRAGVSPVRELSGVVGGLALAAVLTAGAHFALGWHGETVAFAPAGLFVGAVAVVGVAELALRQEWSAQRLLGGEVVAGVVVFGVLPFVVPQLGAELQSGIQFLFETEGIVETQSLVSADQGSLVGPLLSFGLLVLLGLPYAGWAVLRAAREYEPEWLAMATYAWYFLALALIQLRFAGELSVFVAIFAGLGFIHLAAKIDAVRMPKPFAEVESGRHGREKANETVRLERPERREAMSLLGLGLFAGSFSFVQIPVKTGQLLVSDGLYDAAMWMREYSEEQGWEYPENYVFSEWSWNRAYNYLVNGNSDSYGFAFSNYREFLGSSDGEEWYERLRDRVGFVVTEDGVSVAGSGDGDGGGATLQSRLHGRYGGGDGSVPGIGHYKALYSSADGSKKVFGLVPGAILVGRGDGDSQTVTTEVDVGSESVTYERSVQPTENGWCAVRVPHAGEYSLAGERYQVSEEVVQSGGFSSEKGPRAVWSFEEGRGQYVFDSEGGHHGYADGVSWTEGVDGYALEFDGSGSVTIPNAEALNGENGLTVSVWVRTDEEVDYREKLEFPRLVANANNSAYNDTEGYQLALGRGKVVAALGNGSDVTTVAGPTIDDAKWHHIVVVWNGEEVRLHVDADIVQQREFTGQVTPPNRVAIGSSSNGVRQFKGRLDQAEIQQRAITSEVVTQMYERFTS, via the coding sequence ATGACTGAAACGCGCGAGGCGACGAACGCCCTCCTCGCGGAGCGGCCGAACGCCGAGTCGGCGCTTCGCTCCATCCTCGCCGCCGACGAACGCGGCACGTGGACGTTCGACGACGTAGACGTCGACTCGGGACTGTTCGGCGAGATCGTCGCCGCGGAGATCGTCGAGAAGCGAGACGGTGGCTACCGGGTCAGCGACCCCACAGCGGTTCGTGCGGCGCTCGACGGTGACGAGGGGGCGACGGAGACGGCGTCTTCACGGTCGATTTCGACGCCGTCGATGCCTTCGCTCTCGAACGTGCGCGTCGACCGGACCGCTGCGCTCGCGCTCGCGGGGGCGCTCGCCTTTCTCGCGCTGCTTCGACTCATCTCGATTTCGGCGGTGTTCCGCGAGGGGGCTATCGTCCTCTCGGCGAACGACCCGTACTTCTACCGGTACATCGTCGAGACGGTGGCCGCGGAGACGAGCGGGCCGTTCGACTTCGGCGCGTTGGCGTCGTTGCCCCAGCGCGTGACCGCTGGTGAGCCACTGTTGGTCGTTACGCTCTGGTTCTGGACCGAGTTGCTCGGCGGCGATGCGAGTGCTTCGGGCGTCGTTCTCGCCGTGTATCCCGTCGTCTTCGCGGTGCTGACCGGCGCGCTGGTGTATCTGACGACGCTTCGGCTGACCGACGACAGACGAGTCGGACTTGCCGCGGTGTTGGCGCTGGCGCTGGTGCCTGCGCACGCCTACCGGACGAGTCTCGGATTCGCCGACCACCACGCGTTCGACTACTTCTGGCTGGCGCTGACCGCGGCAGCGCTGGTGTCGTTGGCCGTGCGGTCGAGTCGCGGCCGTGATGCGGGGATGGCGTTTTGGAGTGCGATGTTCGGCGTCGCCGTCGCCGGACAGACGCTCGCGTGGGAGGCCGGGCCGTTGCTGATTCTGCCGCTTGGGTTGATTGTCGTCGGCTGGGCGACCACGGCGGTTCGAGCGGGGGTGTCGCCGGTTCGTGAGCTGAGCGGTGTGGTCGGCGGGTTGGCGCTCGCCGCCGTGCTGACCGCCGGTGCACACTTCGCACTGGGGTGGCACGGAGAGACCGTCGCGTTCGCGCCCGCGGGGTTGTTCGTCGGCGCTGTCGCTGTGGTGGGCGTCGCCGAACTGGCACTGCGCCAGGAGTGGTCCGCACAGAGGCTCCTCGGCGGAGAGGTCGTCGCGGGCGTCGTCGTTTTCGGAGTGTTGCCATTTGTGGTGCCGCAGTTGGGAGCCGAACTGCAGAGCGGGATTCAGTTCCTCTTCGAGACGGAGGGAATCGTCGAGACGCAGTCGCTCGTCAGTGCCGACCAGGGTTCGCTCGTCGGGCCGCTGTTGTCGTTCGGGCTGTTGGTTCTCCTGGGACTGCCGTACGCCGGGTGGGCGGTGCTGCGGGCCGCTCGGGAGTACGAACCAGAGTGGCTTGCAATGGCGACGTACGCGTGGTACTTCCTCGCGCTGGCGCTGATTCAGCTACGCTTTGCCGGCGAGCTGTCGGTGTTCGTCGCGATCTTTGCTGGCTTGGGATTCATCCATCTGGCGGCGAAGATCGACGCGGTTCGGATGCCGAAGCCGTTCGCCGAGGTGGAGTCAGGGCGGCACGGGCGTGAAAAGGCGAACGAAACGGTGAGGTTAGAGCGTCCGGAGCGTCGCGAGGCGATGTCGCTTCTGGGACTCGGGCTGTTTGCCGGGAGCTTCAGTTTCGTCCAGATTCCGGTGAAGACGGGGCAGTTGCTTGTTTCTGATGGATTGTACGACGCAGCGATGTGGATGCGTGAGTATTCGGAAGAGCAAGGGTGGGAGTATCCCGAGAATTACGTGTTCAGCGAGTGGAGCTGGAATCGGGCGTACAACTATCTGGTGAATGGGAACTCGGATTCGTACGGCTTCGCGTTTAGTAATTATCGCGAGTTCCTCGGATCGAGCGATGGCGAGGAGTGGTACGAGCGGTTGCGAGATCGAGTGGGGTTCGTCGTGACCGAGGACGGAGTTAGTGTCGCTGGCAGTGGCGACGGTGATGGCGGCGGCGCGACGCTGCAGTCGCGGTTGCACGGTCGGTACGGAGGCGGCGATGGGTCAGTGCCCGGTATCGGCCACTACAAGGCCCTGTATTCGAGTGCCGATGGTTCGAAGAAGGTGTTCGGTCTCGTTCCCGGTGCGATACTCGTCGGACGTGGCGACGGAGACAGTCAGACCGTGACGACGGAGGTGGACGTCGGAAGTGAGTCGGTCACGTACGAGCGGTCGGTACAGCCGACGGAGAACGGGTGGTGTGCGGTTCGAGTGCCGCATGCTGGTGAGTATTCACTGGCTGGGGAGCGGTACCAGGTTTCGGAGGAAGTGGTGCAGTCTGGTGGATTCTCGTCGGAGAAGGGTCCGCGTGCGGTGTGGTCGTTCGAAGAAGGACGTGGGCAGTACGTGTTCGATTCGGAGGGTGGCCATCACGGGTACGCTGACGGTGTATCGTGGACCGAGGGTGTCGACGGGTACGCGCTGGAGTTCGACGGCAGTGGGTCGGTGACGATTCCGAATGCAGAGGCGTTGAATGGTGAAAATGGGCTTACTGTGTCAGTGTGGGTTCGGACGGATGAGGAAGTTGACTATCGAGAGAAGTTGGAGTTCCCGCGACTTGTTGCGAACGCAAACAATAGCGCGTACAATGACACTGAGGGTTACCAACTAGCGCTTGGACGAGGAAAGGTCGTTGCGGCGCTCGGTAATGGATCGGACGTCACTACAGTTGCGGGACCGACTATTGACGACGCCAAATGGCATCATATCGTGGTTGTCTGGAATGGGGAAGAAGTACGATTGCACGTTGACGCCGACATTGTCCAGCAGAGAGAGTTCACAGGGCAAGTTACACCGCCGAACCGAGTCGCAATCGGATCCTCATCGAACGGCGTTCGACAGTTCAAGGGCCGTCTTGATCAGGCTGAGATTCAGCAGCGAGCGATCACGTCGGAAGTGGTTACTCAAATGTACGAACGCTTCACGAGCTAA
- a CDS encoding GDP-mannose 4,6-dehydratase: MRILVTGGAGFIGGHLAEAFVEDGHNVTTLDNFEPFYDLGIKRQTVERCRTAVADCEGTYELVEGDVRDAELVSDLVADAEVVVHQAAQAGVRTSVDEPRKVTDINLGGLVNVLESAAQSETRRVILASSSSVYGKPQSLPYTEEHPTEPVSPYGVSKLAGEHYARVYDELHDLPTVCLRYFTVYGPRMRPNMAISNFVSRCYNGEPPVIYGDGTQTRDFTYVEDIVDANRLLLTTDAADGDVLNVGSSDNISIRELAETVRNRLAPELDIVYEDARQADAEHTHASVEKARELLGYAPSRSIEEGVEEFIEWYDANREWYEPLVQSS; this comes from the coding sequence ATGCGAATACTCGTCACTGGTGGCGCTGGGTTTATCGGTGGCCATTTGGCGGAAGCCTTTGTCGAGGACGGCCACAACGTCACTACTCTCGACAACTTCGAGCCGTTTTACGATCTCGGGATTAAGCGGCAAACGGTCGAGCGGTGCCGAACGGCCGTCGCCGATTGCGAGGGAACCTACGAATTGGTCGAGGGTGACGTACGCGATGCCGAACTCGTCTCGGATCTCGTCGCCGACGCCGAGGTCGTCGTCCACCAGGCGGCGCAAGCCGGGGTCCGGACCAGCGTCGACGAACCGCGTAAGGTGACCGACATCAATCTCGGGGGATTGGTAAACGTGCTGGAGTCGGCTGCGCAAAGCGAAACACGCCGCGTCATCCTGGCGAGTTCGTCGTCGGTCTACGGGAAACCGCAGTCGCTTCCCTACACCGAAGAACATCCGACAGAACCGGTGAGCCCCTATGGAGTATCGAAGCTGGCGGGCGAGCACTACGCTCGCGTCTACGACGAGCTACACGATTTGCCGACAGTGTGTCTCCGCTATTTCACGGTCTACGGACCGCGGATGCGGCCGAACATGGCCATCTCTAACTTCGTCTCCCGCTGCTACAACGGGGAGCCACCGGTTATCTACGGCGACGGAACCCAGACGCGAGACTTCACCTACGTCGAAGATATCGTGGACGCGAATCGGTTGCTCTTGACGACCGACGCCGCGGACGGTGACGTGTTGAACGTCGGTAGCAGTGACAATATCTCGATTCGGGAGTTGGCGGAGACCGTTCGAAATCGACTCGCACCCGAACTGGACATCGTCTACGAGGACGCTCGCCAGGCCGACGCGGAGCACACTCATGCGTCCGTCGAGAAGGCGCGAGAGTTACTCGGCTACGCACCGTCGCGGTCGATCGAGGAGGGTGTCGAGGAGTTCATCGAGTGGTACGACGCGAATCGAGAGTGGTACGAGCCGCTCGTGCAGTCGTCGTAA
- a CDS encoding DUF5789 family protein, whose product MADTKKSRDKQADDAERRQREREMQEARDRADETEPVPDEPEEGLGELDDALETHEYPATTDELIEAFGDREVETQGGWKPVDEVLAPADDRTYTSADDVRSQIQGQIRR is encoded by the coding sequence ATGGCAGATACGAAAAAGAGTCGAGACAAGCAAGCCGACGATGCGGAGCGACGCCAACGAGAGCGGGAGATGCAGGAGGCGCGCGACCGCGCTGACGAGACCGAACCGGTGCCCGACGAACCCGAAGAGGGACTCGGCGAGTTGGACGACGCGCTCGAAACCCACGAGTATCCGGCGACGACGGACGAACTGATCGAGGCTTTCGGCGACCGCGAGGTCGAAACGCAGGGCGGTTGGAAGCCCGTCGACGAGGTGCTCGCTCCGGCCGACGACCGAACGTACACCTCCGCCGACGACGTCCGAAGCCAGATACAGGGACAGATACGGCGCTGA
- a CDS encoding DUF7342 family protein — MSHSDPGVDAWKEHTSAFDRVRSVAQTVSEPRPASWIADEAAVSENTARGHLRRLVEMNVLLAFDRDGGTTYAPDPLHTRHQTLRELLDEYDHEGLIALKESLQTHIETWRDEYGVASPEELRTLAADTETAEETATVRRTANDWALTEYRLDIVEEAINNYATYSRRGTASA, encoded by the coding sequence ATGTCTCACTCCGACCCCGGCGTCGACGCCTGGAAGGAGCACACGAGCGCCTTCGACAGAGTCCGGTCCGTCGCACAGACGGTCTCGGAACCCCGACCGGCGTCGTGGATCGCCGACGAAGCCGCGGTTTCGGAGAACACTGCTCGCGGACACCTGCGACGGCTCGTCGAGATGAACGTCCTCCTCGCGTTCGATCGTGACGGCGGCACCACGTACGCTCCCGACCCCCTCCACACCCGACATCAGACGCTTCGCGAACTCCTCGACGAGTACGACCACGAGGGTCTGATCGCTCTGAAGGAGTCTCTCCAGACCCATATCGAAACGTGGCGCGACGAATACGGTGTCGCCTCACCCGAAGAACTCCGCACGCTGGCCGCCGACACCGAAACCGCCGAGGAGACAGCGACTGTTCGTCGGACGGCCAACGACTGGGCACTCACCGAATACCGACTCGATATCGTCGAGGAGGCGATCAACAATTACGCGACGTACAGCCGTCGCGGGACGGCCTCCGCGTAG
- a CDS encoding M28 family peptidase has protein sequence MTRLPDDVVGDAQTSTFGWETLRSLVDVGNRMAGQEGEKAGAAVVADAFEEAGLREVEIDEFDIPGWWRGSSAIELRGSHPRRHESQHDVLALPGSPSGTVSGPVVDVGDGTYEEFDEVGDDLQGAIALVSSDTPENTDRWLHRMEKYVNAADHGATGFLFRNHIEGSLPPTGEVGYHNRPGPIPAVGVSKEVGERLARYADEQEGFVVELDVDCRNEPTKSRNVEGVLGPADADEEVLVTAHVDAHDIADGANDNGAGSALVAEIGRLLAQVESDLDSRVRFVTFGSEEIGLWGAYHFAESRDLDSVKCVLNVDGPANSRNVRVGTNGFDEMGEAFEAVGEELDVPIQSGDTISPHGDQWAFVQEGVPAVMASSTSDQSGRGWGHTHADTLDKLDPRDLRDVATILASTAYHLASDEVETPHKTRREIRDSIDAGYVTELKMGGRWPYDDDARSGANESR, from the coding sequence ATGACACGACTTCCCGACGACGTCGTCGGCGACGCACAGACCAGCACCTTCGGGTGGGAGACGCTCCGGTCGCTCGTCGACGTCGGCAACCGGATGGCCGGACAGGAGGGCGAGAAGGCGGGCGCGGCGGTCGTCGCCGACGCCTTCGAGGAGGCGGGCCTGCGCGAGGTCGAGATAGACGAGTTCGACATCCCCGGCTGGTGGCGCGGCAGCTCCGCTATCGAACTCCGCGGGTCGCATCCGCGTCGCCACGAGAGTCAACACGACGTGCTGGCGCTGCCGGGGTCGCCGTCGGGGACGGTGTCGGGGCCGGTCGTCGACGTCGGCGACGGTACCTACGAGGAGTTCGACGAGGTCGGCGACGACCTGCAGGGCGCAATCGCGCTCGTCTCCAGCGACACCCCGGAGAACACCGACCGGTGGCTCCACCGCATGGAGAAGTACGTCAACGCCGCCGACCACGGCGCGACCGGGTTCCTCTTCCGAAACCACATCGAGGGGTCGCTGCCGCCGACCGGCGAGGTCGGCTACCACAACCGACCGGGGCCGATTCCGGCCGTCGGCGTCTCCAAGGAAGTCGGCGAGCGACTCGCGCGCTACGCCGACGAACAGGAGGGGTTCGTCGTCGAACTCGACGTCGACTGCCGAAACGAACCGACGAAATCGAGAAACGTCGAGGGCGTCCTCGGCCCCGCCGACGCCGACGAAGAGGTGCTCGTGACCGCGCACGTCGACGCCCACGACATCGCCGACGGCGCGAACGACAACGGTGCGGGGTCGGCGCTCGTCGCCGAAATCGGCCGACTGCTCGCGCAGGTCGAATCGGACCTCGACTCCCGCGTTCGGTTCGTCACGTTCGGCTCCGAGGAGATCGGCCTCTGGGGCGCCTACCACTTCGCGGAGAGCCGCGACCTCGACTCGGTGAAATGCGTCCTGAACGTCGACGGCCCGGCGAACTCCCGGAACGTCCGCGTCGGCACCAACGGCTTCGACGAGATGGGCGAGGCGTTCGAGGCGGTGGGCGAGGAACTCGACGTCCCCATCCAGTCGGGCGACACCATCTCGCCGCACGGCGACCAGTGGGCGTTCGTCCAGGAGGGCGTCCCCGCGGTGATGGCCTCCTCGACCTCCGACCAGAGCGGCCGCGGCTGGGGACACACCCACGCCGACACGCTCGACAAACTCGACCCGCGCGACCTGCGCGACGTGGCGACGATTCTCGCGAGCACTGCCTATCATCTCGCGAGCGACGAGGTGGAGACGCCGCACAAGACGCGCCGCGAGATTCGAGACAGCATCGACGCCGGCTACGTCACCGAACTGAAGATGGGCGGACGCTGGCCGTACGACGACGACGCTCGAAGCGGGGCGAACGAGAGCCGATGA
- a CDS encoding carotenoid oxygenase family protein has translation MSGDHRLGLRPATTEYTDEPLRIEGEIPPWLEGTLVRNGPGSFAVGDRRVNHWFDGLAMLRRFRIGDGEVRYSNRFLRSRQFRHVREHGRLRLREFGTDPQWRGLGHLRRFGTGAATDNAPVDVVYLGGRHLAATETPRWTVYDPETLRTRGEREFDDEVGRAGPLAHVHYDPFREEIVGVATRFGLRSEYVVYRVPDGKERREVVARIPIRRPGYLHSFALTPNYVAVLVPPFRTSPLALLRDRPFVESYRWEPERGTRVLVVDRENGELVVDTRTAPCFVFHHVNAFERDGALHFDVAAFEDASVVDAFSLDSFDSPEFAPPGAELRRLQVDPETGHVVTRTLHPGHVEFPTTHYARYNTQPYRYVYGVGTAERSPESYADRIVKIDLGERAGRYQASRRWTEPNVYPGEPLFVPRVSPETDGNGEETAAEDDGVLLSIVLDADAERSFLLVLDAATMTERARAVFDAPIPFDFHGQFYRSGERPTRSMA, from the coding sequence ATGAGCGGCGACCACCGACTCGGCTTGCGACCCGCGACGACCGAGTACACCGACGAACCGCTCCGAATCGAGGGTGAGATTCCACCGTGGCTGGAGGGGACGCTCGTCCGCAACGGCCCGGGGTCGTTCGCCGTGGGCGACCGCCGAGTCAACCACTGGTTCGACGGACTTGCGATGCTGCGCCGCTTCCGCATCGGCGACGGCGAGGTCCGGTACAGTAACCGGTTCCTGCGGAGTCGACAGTTCCGCCACGTCCGCGAGCACGGACGCCTCCGCCTCCGCGAGTTCGGTACGGACCCGCAGTGGCGCGGCCTCGGTCACCTCCGGCGGTTCGGGACCGGTGCGGCGACGGACAACGCGCCCGTCGACGTGGTCTACCTCGGCGGTCGCCATCTCGCGGCGACGGAGACGCCGCGGTGGACCGTCTACGACCCCGAAACGCTCCGGACGCGGGGGGAACGGGAGTTCGACGACGAGGTCGGACGGGCGGGCCCGCTCGCGCACGTCCACTACGACCCGTTTCGAGAGGAGATTGTGGGCGTCGCGACGCGCTTCGGCCTCCGGAGCGAGTACGTCGTCTACCGCGTCCCCGACGGGAAAGAGCGGCGCGAGGTGGTCGCGCGGATTCCGATTCGCCGCCCCGGCTACCTCCACAGTTTCGCGCTGACGCCGAACTACGTCGCCGTGCTCGTCCCGCCGTTTCGGACCTCGCCGCTCGCGTTGCTCCGGGACCGCCCGTTCGTCGAGAGTTACCGCTGGGAGCCCGAACGAGGGACGCGCGTCCTCGTCGTCGACAGAGAGAACGGCGAACTCGTCGTCGATACGCGGACCGCGCCGTGTTTCGTCTTCCACCACGTCAACGCCTTCGAGCGAGACGGTGCGCTCCACTTCGACGTGGCGGCGTTCGAGGACGCGAGCGTCGTCGACGCGTTCTCTCTCGACAGCTTCGACTCGCCCGAGTTCGCGCCGCCGGGCGCGGAACTCCGTCGCCTGCAGGTCGACCCCGAAACCGGGCACGTCGTCACGCGGACGTTACATCCGGGTCACGTGGAGTTTCCGACCACCCATTACGCGCGCTACAACACCCAGCCCTACCGCTACGTCTACGGCGTCGGAACCGCCGAGCGCTCGCCCGAGAGCTACGCCGACCGAATCGTGAAAATCGACCTCGGCGAGCGAGCCGGTCGCTACCAGGCGTCGAGAAGGTGGACCGAGCCGAACGTCTACCCGGGCGAGCCGCTCTTCGTCCCGCGGGTCTCGCCCGAGACGGACGGAAACGGCGAGGAGACCGCCGCGGAGGACGACGGCGTGCTCCTCTCTATCGTTCTCGACGCCGACGCCGAGCGGTCGTTTCTCCTCGTGCTCGACGCGGCGACGATGACCGAGCGCGCTCGGGCGGTGTTCGACGCGCCGATTCCCTTCGACTTTCACGGCCAGTTCTACCGCAGTGGCGAGCGACCGACCCGTTCGATGGCGTAG
- the rfbB gene encoding dTDP-glucose 4,6-dehydratase produces MQLLVTGAAGFIGSNYVRHVLDETDADVTTLDALTYAGNRRNLDGVDESRHTFVEGDITDRKLVDDLVADADIVVNFAAESHVDRSIEGARQFVDTNVAGTQTLLEAAQEHGVDRFVQISTDEVYGEIADGTFDEHDRLDPRNPYAATKASADHLALSYYETHDVPVVITRSSNNFGPRQHPEKLIPKLIRRATRGEALPIYGDGSNVREWTYVTDNCRAVDLVRQRGTLGEIYNIGSGDERTNLDVARAVVDAVDADDELIEFVEDRPGHDRRYALDSSKVRSLGWRPEVSFTEGLERAVEFYSE; encoded by the coding sequence ATGCAACTTCTCGTAACCGGCGCTGCGGGCTTTATCGGCTCGAATTATGTCCGTCACGTCCTCGACGAAACTGATGCTGACGTGACGACGCTCGACGCACTCACGTATGCGGGCAACAGGAGAAATCTCGACGGTGTGGACGAGAGCCGCCATACGTTCGTCGAGGGCGACATCACCGACCGCAAACTGGTCGACGACCTCGTCGCAGACGCCGATATCGTAGTGAATTTCGCGGCTGAGTCACACGTCGACCGCTCGATCGAAGGTGCGAGACAGTTCGTCGACACTAATGTCGCCGGCACGCAAACACTTCTCGAAGCGGCACAAGAGCACGGAGTCGACCGATTCGTTCAGATTTCGACCGACGAGGTGTACGGCGAGATCGCCGATGGTACCTTCGATGAACACGACCGCCTCGACCCGCGAAATCCCTACGCGGCGACGAAGGCGAGCGCTGACCACCTAGCGCTGTCGTACTACGAGACACACGACGTCCCAGTGGTCATCACGCGTTCATCGAACAACTTCGGTCCGAGACAGCATCCGGAGAAACTGATTCCGAAACTGATTCGGCGAGCGACGCGCGGCGAAGCACTTCCAATCTACGGCGACGGCTCGAACGTCCGCGAGTGGACCTACGTAACTGATAACTGCCGCGCCGTCGATCTCGTTCGCCAAAGGGGCACTCTCGGAGAAATATACAACATCGGGAGCGGCGACGAGCGGACGAATCTAGATGTCGCCCGTGCTGTCGTCGACGCGGTCGACGCAGACGACGAGCTCATCGAATTCGTGGAGGACCGGCCCGGTCACGACCGACGGTATGCGCTCGATTCTTCGAAGGTCCGAAGCCTCGGCTGGCGTCCGGAGGTGTCGTTCACAGAGGGGCTCGAACGAGCCGTAGAGTTTTATTCCGAGTAG
- a CDS encoding DUF4330 family protein — translation MQLIDDEGDLFGLLNVVDALAILLVIAVVAAGSAFVLADEPEQASEPNTETRYATLDLGTQPSYVAELLSEGDTTALSETDELSITDVYAIESNSTDQQRVFVRVGLVGEPTDDGSITYDGDLPRVGRGLSIVTDDYQTTGTITAVGEENPELPIVDTPVLLRATVATDTAEAIEPGDEYEVDGRTVGTVESVAAYGTDDPERKRVYVGVTYRALRLSDDLHVGGTRLHENAPLSFETDAYDFDGTVARVGATEQRGESATRTVRLEMENVDPALADSLDAGMTERVRGETVAELTRVNVEPAAVVVTGEDGQIYQREHPVEKDVSMTARLAVQESSTGITFKGERLRQGEETVLDLGTVTVRVTVVQVE, via the coding sequence GTGCAACTAATCGACGACGAAGGCGACCTCTTCGGCCTCCTCAACGTCGTCGACGCCCTCGCAATCCTCCTCGTCATCGCAGTCGTCGCCGCCGGCAGCGCCTTCGTCCTCGCAGACGAGCCCGAACAAGCCTCCGAACCCAACACCGAGACCCGGTACGCCACCCTTGACCTCGGCACACAGCCAAGCTACGTAGCCGAGCTGCTCTCCGAGGGTGACACCACCGCGCTCTCCGAGACCGACGAACTCTCGATAACCGACGTCTACGCCATCGAAAGCAACTCCACCGACCAGCAACGCGTCTTCGTCCGCGTCGGACTCGTGGGCGAACCTACCGACGACGGCAGCATCACCTACGACGGCGACCTCCCGCGTGTCGGCCGCGGACTCTCTATCGTGACGGACGACTACCAGACGACCGGCACGATTACCGCCGTCGGCGAGGAGAACCCCGAGCTCCCGATCGTGGACACTCCGGTCCTCCTGCGCGCGACCGTCGCGACCGACACCGCCGAAGCCATCGAACCCGGCGACGAGTACGAAGTCGACGGCCGGACCGTCGGCACCGTCGAATCCGTCGCCGCCTACGGTACCGACGATCCCGAGCGCAAGCGCGTCTACGTCGGCGTTACCTACCGCGCGCTGCGGTTGAGCGACGACCTGCACGTAGGCGGGACGCGTCTACACGAGAACGCTCCCCTCTCGTTCGAAACCGACGCGTACGACTTCGACGGCACCGTCGCTCGCGTAGGGGCAACCGAACAGCGCGGCGAGTCCGCTACTCGGACCGTCCGGCTCGAGATGGAAAACGTGGATCCGGCCCTTGCCGACAGCCTCGACGCGGGTATGACGGAGCGCGTGCGCGGGGAGACCGTCGCCGAACTGACACGCGTCAACGTCGAGCCGGCGGCGGTCGTCGTTACCGGCGAAGACGGCCAGATCTACCAACGTGAACACCCAGTCGAGAAGGACGTCTCGATGACTGCCCGACTAGCGGTCCAAGAGAGTTCTACCGGTATCACGTTCAAGGGTGAGCGCCTCCGGCAGGGCGAGGAGACCGTCCTCGACCTCGGGACCGTAACCGTCCGCGTGACTGTCGTCCAGGTCGAGTGA
- a CDS encoding DUF7503 family protein codes for MSQNDSAMANYLKNNPRMVGVVFTMMLLLSQAGNAAAAAAGTVAGP; via the coding sequence ATGAGCCAGAACGACTCTGCGATGGCGAACTACCTCAAAAACAACCCCCGGATGGTCGGCGTCGTCTTCACGATGATGCTGCTTCTCTCACAGGCAGGAAACGCCGCGGCGGCGGCAGCGGGAACGGTCGCCGGACCCTAA